From Saccharothrix espanaensis DSM 44229, the proteins below share one genomic window:
- a CDS encoding thiamine pyrophosphate-dependent enzyme, whose product MSGDEKHEWAAASTLHVLWVLYDRVLNVSPERVDDPDRDRFLLSKGHGPMAYYAVLAAKGYLDPSTLDTWTQWDSPLGQHPDRVLVPGVEISSGSLGHGLPIAVGMAVGLRLQGRDAARVVVLVGDAELDEGSNHEAIALAGRLGLSNLTVVVVDNESGTHGWPGGVATRFAVEGWASSTVDGSDQEALYSAFVGVDSSRPSVVVARVVKGA is encoded by the coding sequence ATGTCGGGGGACGAGAAGCACGAGTGGGCGGCGGCGTCGACGCTGCACGTGTTGTGGGTGCTGTACGACCGGGTGCTGAACGTGTCGCCGGAGCGGGTGGACGACCCGGATCGAGACCGGTTCCTGTTGTCCAAGGGGCACGGGCCGATGGCGTACTACGCGGTGCTGGCCGCCAAGGGGTACCTCGATCCATCCACTTTGGACACGTGGACGCAGTGGGATTCGCCGCTGGGGCAGCACCCGGACCGGGTGCTGGTGCCGGGGGTCGAGATCAGCAGCGGGTCGTTGGGGCACGGGTTGCCGATCGCGGTCGGGATGGCGGTCGGGCTGAGGTTGCAGGGGCGGGACGCGGCACGGGTGGTGGTGCTGGTCGGGGACGCGGAGCTGGACGAGGGCAGCAACCACGAGGCGATCGCCCTGGCGGGGCGGCTGGGGTTGTCGAATCTCACGGTCGTGGTGGTGGACAACGAGTCCGGCACGCACGGGTGGCCCGGAGGGGTGGCCACCCGGTTCGCGGTCGAGGGATGGGCTTCGTCCACAGTGGATGGAAGTGATCAAGAAGCGCTGTACTCGGCGTTCGTCGGGGTGGATTCGTCGCGGCCGTCGGTCGTGGTGGCTCGGGTTGTGAAGGGGGCGTGA